Sequence from the Mycosarcoma maydis chromosome 4, whole genome shotgun sequence genome:
TCAGCACGTACAGCGTTTGCATCCAACCGAAATTGGCGAGTTTTTCCACGTCGATTTCATCTCCGAGCATACAGAGCCGTGAGTGGTGAGCGTGACAGCAGAGTGATCCATTTCAATTACTAATTGTTGTGCGGAGTGCTTCTGGTGTCCGATgtgagaatcgtgaatcacctTGGCTTCCCGTTCGGGTTACCTATCAGGAGTCTCTCTGCCAATGGATCGGGTTGGGTAGAACACGATTCACTAAGAAGGGATCGAACTGTGGACTTGCCCCAGCAAGCAAACGAGATGTGTGCGACGGCCCTTGGCAACCACTTGAAACAACATCGAGGCTCTTCTTCCCGTGCCATGCAACGCATACATCTGTGATCAGCTGCAAATTTTGTCAGAGCCCGTTCGTCATTCATACAGAATGGTTGTGTATTCATATGCCTTCGTTCCTCACAAAAAGCTCAACCTAACGCTAAAGCCAGGGCGTACCAAGAGCACATCTGTCAAAAAGCCAAGGCAAAGGGCCTCGGAAGAAGATCGTGTTGACCTATCCTTTCAGCAATAACGCACCGATCCGTTCGAGCCGCGTTGAGATCGAGTCGTCAGTGCAACGTCGAAGAGCACGTCAATCACGGAAGGACAGTCAGTACTTGAGCGTATTGGCTCTAAGAGCGCGAGACAGCATTCCAGTCTACCAAGCTTTCGAGGTCTGAGCGTTGCGCTCGGCATGAAATCTCTCAACAGAGCCGAGTGCCAGATCGTACCGTGCTACATGCTAACTTACCTTGGGGTTCCTGTTGCGTTGGCCGCCTTCATTAACCCATTtttatttatttatttatttatttatttTTCGTTTCTATTTCCCACGTGAGATCTCCGAATTGCTTTCAAATTGCAGGTCAATTTGCGAACCACTTTGAGCGTCCTCATACACACACATAACAAGACACAAGGGTGTCAACGTACGGCGTGGACCCTGAGGTGTCACAGAGATCGCAACATTTGTCGCCAAGTCGCCAATCTCTCTGCTCAGCCTgagaatcacaaatgcTTCTAAAAGCTCAGCCGTGCATCTGAGGCGGAATGTGTTCTTCTCGCGCAAACTTGGCCGGTGTTCAAGCGTGCACGTCTTCATGATCATCCCGTCTTGCTTATCACTTTCTTTCCCATCTTGTCCTCCACCATCTTTGCAGAGACTAGTGCTCGTCATTTGACCAAACCCCCGAAGACAGGCTCCTTCAACCATATCCTTCAGCCTCTCTCCACAAGGAGGCTGCTGTCAGAATCCGGCTGATTTTCAACTcttccaagctcgacccAGCTCAGCCAAAGAAGACCATTGAGGGTAGCAAGCACGTAACAAACCTGCATCAAAAAGTCAAGCAAAATAGCCGACTGATCATCATGGTAGTGGTCAACTTCTCAAACATCTTCGGGCCAAAGGGTGCCAACCTCAAGAAAGGCATCACAGCTACCCGGGTCAAAGCGGTCTGTTTGATCATCTTTGTCGTTTCGGTCATGCAATTGGCGGTACGGCTGCGtccttctctctctcccaTGTATGGAAAGCATATTCAAGAGCTCGATACAGCGGCGTACGATATCTGGACCGACTTCATTCTCACACATCCCGTTGAAGTTGATGAGAGATACGGTTTCAAGGAGATGGGGTTCCGTGCTCACGCCTACGCAGAGCTGGCGCGCACACGTCAGATGGGCAGACTGGAGCGTATCGAAGAGAGGCTATGGCCATTTGCACCTGGAGCTGCCCAAATTCGTAAAAATGCGTTGTATGTAAGCCCTGTTAGCTCCGTCGATAccaacaagaagcaagcAACCCAAGAAGCTTTGCCGTCTGTAGATTCCATCGTAAAGGCGCAACTCAAAGCGGCAGGCAGCCTCTCGACCGAAAAGGTGGCGCAGCTACTcaaagcagcacagcaggAGGATGATGCAAGGGGTGGAAAGCGACGAGGGATCGTAATGACGGTTTCACGCTACACAGCGCTTGCGGCTATACAGACTATCTCTGTAGTGCGAGAGCTTTACGGCTGCCTTCTGCCGATAGAAATCTATTATCACACGGATGATGAACTGCCTTCTGCTCTGGTGGACATGCTCAAGTCGCTAGGGCGTGTCACAGTATATGACATCGATACCCTGCCCTTGTTcacagccgagctcgaagatgACGCAGGTCGCTACCCTGGACTCAAGGAGACGTGGGAGCGTCAATCTCTGGCGCTTCTCGCCTCGAGCTTCCAAGAGATTCTCGTTGTCGACCCGCAAGTTGTCTTTCTCCAGAACCCAAGCCAGCTCTTTTCGCATCCTACCTTCGCCAGCACAGGCACACTCTTTTTCCGCTCTAAAGCCAGACCCGTCGACAAAGCCTCCCAGTTCCTCGTCTCCTTCCTCAAGCGTCAGATCGACCAGGGCACACcatcgcagcagctggcagAGAGTGAGTTTTACTCGCACACCATCGGCTCCAGAATGGACATGGACGTGGTGGTGCTAGACAAATCGAGACCAGGTGTGCTCTCTGCACTCTTTCTCAATGCATGGATGAGACGAAGGCCGGTCAGGGCCATGTTCTGGGGTGCTTACCCCAAAATGATGAACGAAGGCCTCTGGCTGGCATTTGAGCTCTCTGACATCGCCTATGCCTTCGAAAACACCTGGCCAGGTGCTATCGGCCGTTTCGAGGGTGACTGGGATGATCACTCCcctctgctttgctcgccTCGTACTGTGCAGTTCCTCTCACCTCAAGCTGCGACCCGGAAGCTATCACACAAGTACTTTTCCTTCTTCCAGATTCAGCCGAATAAATCCAACAAGCATAAGCTCGGAGCCAGTGCCAAGGAAAACGCTGCTGGCGAGAAGCCATTCTGGTTTCACGGAGGTCTATTGGTTCCAGGCCAAGAAGAGAGCTACTACACGCCCAACGTGTACGCCCGAAACGTTCCACCTTACACCACCGTTGAGGAAGATCAGGCCGACTCGGACAACTGCATGTACGGTGCAActctcaacaagctcaagggTACCACTATCCCTGTGACATTGGAGAAAGCCATCACCATCGCGCATCAGGCATTCAAGACGCACCAACCAGTACTGCAGTACTATGCTCCCATCCCTCAGCTTCAGATCGAGTCGGTGGATGACAAAGCTCAAGCTAAGAAAGACCATCTTGACTGAACAGCTGTGATCATACCACTGCACTCGTGGACCCGAAGTCTACATCTGTTGTTGTGGTCTCCGAACCTTTTCCATCGCTTCTAGCTGTATTACACATTTCTACTCGCATTTTCGGTTATTGTTGCTTTCAATGAATACATTCCTTTCTTCCAGAAATTGTCTGAGAATCACCGTCCAAAAGTCTTTCGCTACACTGCGGCGTACATTCTGTGTGCCAAGTCTCGAGTCAGTGTCGAGACACGAATCCGCGATTCTTGCAGACGTTCGAACACTGTGAAAGGCGGCGTGCCCAGCCGAGGCTGAAGCCAAAAATCAACCTGCTGAATGTATTGATCGGGCGATTTCTGTGATCTTGACGCCGCTCGGCGTTGTGTGCGAGTGGCTAAGTGGAAGGAGTGGCGCTGGATCGAGAGCGTACAGCAAGCCGGCACTGCATGCAAACACTGCATAACGCGTGGGTCTCTGTGATCTCGCTTACGACTGCACAAACAGGAAGGGCCAGCGGA
This genomic interval carries:
- a CDS encoding uncharacterized protein (related to MNT4 - putative alpha-1,3-mannosyltransferase), which gives rise to MVVVNFSNIFGPKGANLKKGITATRVKAVCLIIFVVSVMQLAVRLRPSLSPMYGKHIQELDTAAYDIWTDFILTHPVEVDERYGFKEMGFRAHAYAELARTRQMGRLERIEERLWPFAPGAAQIRKNALYVSPVSSVDTNKKQATQEALPSVDSIVKAQLKAAGSLSTEKVAQLLKAAQQEDDARGGKRRGIVMTVSRYTALAAIQTISVVRELYGCLLPIEIYYHTDDELPSALVDMLKSLGRVTVYDIDTLPLFTAELEDDAGRYPGLKETWERQSLALLASSFQEILVVDPQVVFLQNPSQLFSHPTFASTGTLFFRSKARPVDKASQFLVSFLKRQIDQGTPSQQLAESEFYSHTIGSRMDMDVVVLDKSRPGVLSALFLNAWMRRRPVRAMFWGAYPKMMNEGLWLAFELSDIAYAFENTWPGAIGRFEGDWDDHSPLLCSPRTVQFLSPQAATRKLSHKYFSFFQIQPNKSNKHKLGASAKENAAGEKPFWFHGGLLVPGQEESYYTPNVYARNVPPYTTVEEDQADSDNCMYGATLNKLKGTTIPVTLEKAITIAHQAFKTHQPVLQYYAPIPQLQIESVDDKAQAKKDHLD